In Candidatus Contubernalis alkalaceticus, the following proteins share a genomic window:
- a CDS encoding YolD-like family protein yields MSRKFSEQFLCSRMMLPEHREGLNRQNRKQHKREIFPIPLIDEQQWEEFQRLLEKALEQCLVVEILRKKNDIHQSIIGTLKKADSLTGLIFVQTEDEIIKVKAGDVLSLRIIYTDI; encoded by the coding sequence ATGAGCCGAAAATTTTCAGAACAATTTTTATGCAGCCGCATGATGCTTCCTGAACACCGGGAGGGGTTAAACCGTCAAAACAGGAAACAGCATAAAAGGGAAATTTTCCCAATACCCCTCATTGATGAGCAGCAGTGGGAAGAATTCCAACGTCTGTTGGAAAAAGCTCTGGAGCAGTGTTTGGTGGTGGAGATCCTCCGAAAAAAAAATGATATCCATCAATCTATAATAGGAACTCTCAAGAAAGCAGACAGTCTAACCGGTCTAATATTTGTACAAACAGAAGATGAAATAATAAAAGTAAAAGCCGGGGACGTGTTATCCCTTCGGATAATTTACACAGATATTTAA
- a CDS encoding DNA polymerase IV: MHKIILLADMESFYASVEIARNPSLQGKPVVVCGDPQQRRGIVLAANREAKAYGIETAMGAWECKSLCPHAVFIRPHMQEYINVSLQMTEIFQRFTDRVAPYSIDEQFLDMTGCENLFGTPQEMALRINKEIQKETGVRCRIGIGENPLQAKMACDRFAKKNPQGVFQLNCENYAFLTWPLPIRDLFGVGFRMERNLHRMAVKTIGCLAALPREKMKSRWGINGEVLWLNSHGIDYSNIHSCSTEKHKGVGHSMTLPRDYNHKGKIEVVLLEITEEVCRRARGLKKIGQVVNLYCRGADFNNPTGFSRQKKLAEPTAVTMDIYPVVLKLFDIHWNRLPVRALGVSLSGLIEDQYIQLSLLEDKEKKIQLGRAMDEVRERFGITSLFRASSLTSGSQLFDRAHKIGGHEA; the protein is encoded by the coding sequence ATGCACAAAATAATTTTACTGGCAGACATGGAATCCTTTTACGCCAGTGTGGAGATTGCCCGGAACCCTTCGCTGCAGGGGAAGCCGGTGGTAGTGTGCGGGGACCCCCAACAACGCCGGGGTATCGTCCTGGCGGCCAACCGGGAAGCCAAAGCTTACGGCATCGAAACAGCCATGGGAGCCTGGGAATGTAAAAGCTTATGTCCCCATGCAGTTTTTATTCGCCCACATATGCAGGAATATATCAATGTTTCCCTGCAGATGACGGAGATTTTTCAGCGCTTCACCGATCGGGTGGCCCCTTATTCCATCGATGAGCAATTCTTGGACATGACCGGTTGCGAAAACCTCTTCGGGACTCCCCAGGAAATGGCCCTACGCATAAATAAGGAAATACAGAAGGAAACCGGAGTGCGCTGCCGCATAGGTATCGGGGAAAACCCCCTGCAGGCCAAGATGGCCTGCGATCGGTTTGCTAAGAAAAACCCCCAAGGGGTTTTTCAGCTGAACTGTGAAAACTATGCCTTTTTAACCTGGCCCCTTCCCATCCGAGACCTCTTTGGAGTGGGATTCCGTATGGAACGGAACCTGCACCGTATGGCAGTAAAAACCATCGGCTGCCTGGCCGCCCTGCCCCGGGAAAAAATGAAATCCCGTTGGGGGATCAATGGGGAAGTGCTGTGGCTGAACTCCCATGGCATAGACTACTCCAATATCCACTCCTGTTCTACGGAAAAACACAAAGGGGTGGGCCATTCCATGACCCTACCCCGGGATTATAACCATAAAGGAAAAATAGAGGTGGTTCTTTTGGAAATTACAGAAGAAGTATGCCGGCGAGCCCGGGGGTTAAAGAAGATAGGCCAGGTAGTGAACCTGTACTGCCGGGGGGCGGATTTCAACAACCCCACCGGTTTTTCACGCCAGAAAAAATTGGCGGAACCTACCGCCGTCACCATGGATATATACCCTGTAGTCTTGAAGCTTTTTGATATCCACTGGAACCGCCTGCCGGTGCGGGCCCTGGGGGTATCCCTTTCCGGACTGATAGAAGATCAGTACATACAGCTGTCCCTGCTGGAGGACAAAGAGAAAAAAATCCAGCTGGGGCGAGCCATGGACGAAGTCCGGGAACGCTTCGGAATCACCAGCCTTTTCAGAGCTTCCTCCCTAACCTCAGGAAGTCAGCTTTTTGACCGGGCCCATAAGATTGGAGGACACGAAGCATGA
- a CDS encoding lytic transglycosylase domain-containing protein, whose amino-acid sequence MDTNYYMYLENLASANAEKFQIPRSIFLGLITLESGWNPNAGNSSGAIGLTQIIPSTAALLGYRPEELANNPELQLEAGAKYLSSMYQEFGDWKLALAAYNAGPAAVKRYNGIPPFKETQNHVKRVLEMSQTFED is encoded by the coding sequence ATGGACACAAATTATTACATGTATTTAGAAAACCTGGCCTCTGCCAATGCAGAAAAATTCCAGATACCCAGGTCTATTTTTTTAGGACTGATCACTCTAGAAAGTGGTTGGAACCCCAATGCTGGTAATTCTTCCGGGGCTATAGGGCTTACCCAGATTATTCCCTCCACCGCTGCCTTATTAGGCTATAGGCCGGAGGAGCTGGCGAATAACCCGGAACTGCAGCTGGAGGCAGGGGCTAAATACCTCAGCAGCATGTACCAGGAATTTGGGGACTGGAAGCTGGCCCTGGCCGCTTACAACGCCGGTCCCGCTGCCGTTAAAAGATACAATGGAATACCGCCCTTTAAAGAAACTCAAAATCATGTGAAGCGTGTCTTAGAAATGTCCCAAACCTTTGAAGATTAA
- a CDS encoding ABC transporter permease: MKNIIWISLNHLKLLSKDKTAYLLLLALPLALTLITGMAFGESGSSKEAYILPLAIVDQDNSDVSEYLIQALTTENTRVQLIEEDSARELVKNKEIPAAVIITYGFQKDLQEGRPVEITVLQADLQESPRIVEQLVNNQLFRLKANTAAAEIGQIGQDFSPERWIYLFEQAADKWHPSPAVHVHMENISVSRDSDIPLGNQQSSPGYVVMFGMMTVIVSGSTTLLEERRNGTLTRLLSAPVNRFQLLTGKMLGFMVSGIFQMILMITAGQFIFGVNWGQNLPAVILLVAALSFASTGFGMMLASLCRTQSQAESLGVLSVIIMSMLGGAWWPVEILPSYMQILSRLVPSGWAMQGFIDLTLRGADLGHIAIPLLALTGFGTAFLTMGASAFRFQK; the protein is encoded by the coding sequence ATGAAAAATATTATCTGGATCTCTTTAAACCATCTTAAATTACTATCCAAGGACAAAACTGCTTATCTGCTCCTTTTGGCTCTCCCTTTGGCTCTGACCCTTATTACCGGAATGGCCTTCGGGGAAAGCGGCAGTTCTAAAGAAGCCTATATCCTTCCCCTGGCCATTGTTGACCAGGATAACTCAGATGTTTCTGAATACCTGATCCAGGCTCTAACAACTGAAAACACCAGGGTGCAGCTTATTGAAGAGGATAGTGCCCGAGAATTAGTAAAAAACAAGGAAATTCCAGCAGCTGTAATTATAACCTATGGTTTTCAGAAGGATTTACAAGAGGGGCGCCCCGTAGAAATTACAGTTTTGCAGGCGGATCTCCAAGAATCCCCTCGGATTGTAGAACAGCTGGTAAACAATCAGCTGTTTAGATTAAAAGCCAACACCGCTGCTGCTGAAATTGGGCAAATTGGACAGGATTTCTCCCCTGAGCGGTGGATTTACCTTTTTGAACAGGCAGCAGATAAATGGCACCCCTCTCCCGCCGTACATGTTCATATGGAAAATATATCAGTAAGCAGAGACTCAGACATTCCCTTGGGAAACCAACAGTCATCCCCGGGTTATGTGGTCATGTTCGGCATGATGACAGTAATCGTGTCAGGATCCACCACCCTCCTGGAGGAACGCCGAAACGGAACCCTGACCCGCCTGCTCTCAGCCCCGGTGAACCGGTTTCAGCTGCTTACTGGAAAAATGCTGGGCTTCATGGTCAGCGGAATATTTCAAATGATTTTGATGATTACAGCAGGACAATTTATATTTGGAGTCAACTGGGGACAAAATCTGCCGGCAGTTATTCTTCTGGTAGCTGCCTTAAGTTTCGCCTCTACTGGTTTTGGAATGATGCTGGCTTCCCTATGCCGAACCCAAAGCCAGGCTGAATCTTTAGGGGTGTTGTCGGTAATCATCATGTCTATGCTGGGGGGTGCCTGGTGGCCGGTAGAAATTCTGCCCTCTTACATGCAAATTTTGTCCAGACTTGTCCCCTCCGGTTGGGCTATGCAGGGCTTTATTGATTTAACCTTACGGGGGGCTGATTTGGGACATATAGCCATCCCCCTCCTGGCCCTAACAGGTTTCGGCACTGCTTTCCTAACCATGGGAGCCTCAGCCTTCCGATTTCAAAAATAA
- a CDS encoding ABC transporter permease, with product MTLFWIAFKDIILLLKDKKALLTLMATPLILTLILGMALGSLWSNETPPSRIYYSNQDEGALGSMLFDEIFALPELAARFNLEEINDQEKAREQVQRGEAVALINIPADFSSSLAEGKSTQISVLGDPGSSIRVQIVQSVVERFAAEVSARQVIYETLAETASLGHPPDSLLNPETGLQETADLVEEVFSSVEIGVSFEDGFVRAPSTTGPQAIDYYAAGMGVMYLLFTVSHGATRFLQERHDKTLARMLQSPTPHWQIAGGKFLGIFLMGLLQFGVIIAVSTLIFGVYWGNPLGVAMLTVTAAFAATGVGLVIAASVKTSESASAVGTFVVLSMAALGGSMFPTFAMPPWMQALTKITINGWAMDGFVMLMFSEVGPESVLLHSAVLTGAGIILCAFASWRIAGEV from the coding sequence ATGACCCTGTTTTGGATAGCATTTAAAGACATAATCCTACTTTTGAAAGATAAAAAAGCTCTTTTGACCCTTATGGCCACTCCCTTAATTCTAACCCTAATCCTGGGGATGGCCCTGGGTTCCCTGTGGAGTAACGAAACACCACCCTCCCGGATATACTACAGCAACCAGGATGAAGGGGCTCTGGGCAGTATGCTATTTGATGAAATTTTCGCCCTGCCGGAACTGGCCGCCCGGTTTAACCTGGAAGAAATTAATGACCAGGAAAAGGCCCGGGAACAAGTACAAAGAGGTGAAGCCGTAGCCTTGATCAATATTCCTGCAGATTTCAGCAGCTCCCTGGCAGAAGGAAAATCCACACAGATTTCAGTCCTGGGAGACCCCGGAAGTTCCATCCGGGTGCAGATTGTCCAATCGGTGGTGGAACGCTTTGCTGCAGAAGTTTCTGCCCGGCAGGTGATCTATGAAACTCTGGCAGAAACAGCTTCCCTTGGACACCCTCCCGACAGCCTACTGAACCCGGAAACAGGACTCCAGGAAACAGCTGACCTGGTAGAAGAGGTTTTTTCCTCGGTGGAAATAGGTGTCTCCTTTGAAGACGGGTTTGTAAGGGCCCCCTCCACAACAGGGCCTCAAGCCATAGATTACTATGCTGCCGGCATGGGGGTTATGTACCTCTTGTTCACAGTAAGCCACGGCGCCACTCGCTTTCTACAGGAACGTCACGACAAAACCCTGGCTCGCATGCTGCAATCACCCACTCCCCATTGGCAAATTGCCGGGGGAAAGTTCCTGGGAATATTCTTGATGGGGCTGCTGCAATTTGGAGTGATTATTGCCGTTTCCACCCTGATATTTGGAGTTTATTGGGGCAATCCTCTGGGGGTGGCTATGCTGACCGTCACAGCAGCTTTTGCCGCTACCGGAGTGGGACTGGTTATCGCCGCTTCGGTCAAAACCTCTGAAAGCGCTTCTGCTGTAGGAACCTTTGTGGTTCTTTCCATGGCCGCCTTGGGAGGTTCCATGTTCCCCACCTTTGCTATGCCTCCCTGGATGCAGGCTCTCACCAAAATTACCATTAACGGCTGGGCTATGGACGGCTTTGTTATGCTGATGTTTTCCGAAGTTGGGCCGGAATCAGTTTTATTACATTCTGCTGTCCTGACAGGGGCAGGCATTATTTTATGTGCTTTCGCCAGTTGGCGAATTGCCGGGGAGGTGTAG
- a CDS encoding ABC transporter ATP-binding protein, whose translation MSSPCVIVSNLLKKFNDHIAVKNISFEIPQGIIFGLLGPNGAGKSTVISMMSGLFPPDAGEITIGGYSILQEPMKAKNIMGVVPQEIALYPTLTARENLMFWGRLFRMKGKYLQSKVDEVLEMVSLTERANERIENYSGGMKRRINIAAGLLHNPGLLLLDEPTVGVDPQSRRNILETIKELNRQGMTVVYTSHYMEEVEELCQSITIMDLGKIIASGSPTDLIQIVGNTDLVKLELNRPMEDFKALEKIPAVKAVSLEGTTLQVTVNDSNKTLVSILAEVTGKGFLVSSIKVDQPNLETVFLHLTGRTLRN comes from the coding sequence TTGTCTTCCCCCTGTGTAATCGTAAGTAACCTTTTAAAGAAGTTTAATGATCATATAGCGGTGAAAAATATTTCTTTCGAAATCCCCCAGGGCATAATATTCGGCCTGCTGGGGCCTAACGGAGCCGGCAAATCCACCGTTATATCCATGATGAGCGGGCTCTTTCCCCCCGACGCCGGAGAAATAACCATCGGAGGATACAGCATTCTTCAAGAACCCATGAAAGCCAAGAACATAATGGGGGTAGTCCCTCAGGAAATAGCCCTTTATCCAACGCTGACTGCCCGGGAAAACCTGATGTTCTGGGGAAGGTTGTTCCGGATGAAGGGAAAATACCTGCAGAGCAAGGTAGACGAAGTTTTGGAAATGGTAAGCTTAACTGAGCGGGCCAATGAACGGATTGAAAACTATTCCGGGGGGATGAAGCGGCGCATTAATATTGCCGCTGGACTTCTTCACAACCCTGGACTTTTACTGCTGGATGAACCTACGGTGGGAGTAGACCCCCAATCCCGACGGAATATCCTGGAAACTATAAAAGAACTGAACCGCCAGGGCATGACTGTAGTTTATACCAGTCATTATATGGAAGAAGTAGAGGAGCTATGTCAGTCCATTACCATTATGGACTTGGGAAAAATTATTGCTTCGGGTTCCCCAACAGACCTCATACAGATTGTGGGGAATACGGACCTGGTAAAACTGGAGCTTAACCGTCCAATGGAGGATTTTAAAGCCTTAGAAAAAATACCTGCCGTTAAGGCGGTATCCCTGGAGGGGACAACCCTACAGGTAACCGTCAACGACAGCAATAAAACCTTGGTTTCCATTCTGGCTGAGGTAACGGGAAAAGGCTTTCTGGTCTCCTCCATAAAGGTAGACCAACCTAACCTGGAAACCGTTTTTCTACACCTGACCGGACGGACTCTGCGAAATTAA
- the msrB gene encoding peptide-methionine (R)-S-oxide reductase MsrB has protein sequence MLKDNNQKKHFEITKTEEDWKEKLSPDEFHVLREKGTEVPFKNKYHDNKEKGTYYCAGCGSALFSSQAKFESGTGWPSFNQSISEKSLGTEEDKKFGMLRTEVHCAVCGGHLGHVFNDGPEPTGLRYCMNSAALTFKKNKT, from the coding sequence ATGTTGAAAGATAACAACCAAAAAAAACATTTTGAAATCACAAAAACTGAAGAAGACTGGAAAGAAAAACTGTCTCCCGATGAATTTCATGTTCTAAGAGAAAAGGGAACTGAGGTACCCTTTAAAAACAAATACCATGACAACAAAGAAAAAGGCACCTATTACTGTGCGGGGTGTGGAAGTGCTCTTTTTAGTTCCCAAGCAAAGTTCGAGTCAGGCACAGGTTGGCCCAGCTTTAACCAATCCATATCAGAGAAATCCCTGGGAACCGAAGAAGACAAAAAGTTTGGAATGTTACGAACCGAAGTTCACTGTGCAGTATGTGGAGGACATCTGGGGCACGTATTCAACGACGGGCCTGAGCCTACCGGGCTCCGGTACTGTATGAACTCGGCTGCTCTAACCTTCAAAAAAAATAAAACATAA
- a CDS encoding pyrimidine dimer DNA glycosylase/endonuclease V has product MRVWDIHAGYLSRQSLLGQHAEIHALLSILGEGKRGYSAHPETLRWKGHMDKLKNRHDLTVKEMLLRGFGHKSPCSRECLSGTGELSYVDPPVVQIKILREKYLKRKQQGRIPLPKNIYDLWKHYKYSIMARGYGYHEELQSHIKKSANLSIAGENNLIVKIISIMERPVTENALEKAVNHLWEHLIDDLPPQEREEYSSGQGDKNQLLSCIFQLAKKYQKNDFLYSTIFSDLF; this is encoded by the coding sequence ATGAGGGTATGGGATATTCACGCAGGCTATTTATCCCGCCAAAGCCTTTTAGGACAGCATGCCGAAATTCATGCCCTGCTGAGTATTTTAGGGGAGGGTAAGAGAGGTTATTCTGCGCATCCAGAAACCCTTCGTTGGAAAGGCCATATGGATAAACTTAAAAACAGACATGACCTCACGGTAAAGGAGATGCTGCTTAGGGGTTTTGGTCATAAAAGCCCCTGCAGCAGGGAATGCCTGTCAGGAACAGGGGAACTCTCCTATGTTGATCCACCGGTAGTCCAAATTAAGATTCTCCGTGAAAAATATTTAAAGCGTAAGCAGCAAGGCCGTATTCCTCTGCCTAAAAATATATACGATCTCTGGAAACATTATAAATATTCAATTATGGCCCGGGGTTATGGTTATCATGAGGAATTACAGTCTCATATAAAAAAAAGTGCAAATCTTTCTATTGCTGGGGAGAACAATCTCATTGTTAAAATAATTTCCATTATGGAAAGACCAGTGACTGAAAACGCTTTAGAAAAGGCAGTAAACCATCTATGGGAGCACTTAATAGATGATTTGCCGCCTCAGGAGAGGGAAGAATACTCCTCTGGACAGGGGGATAAAAATCAACTGTTGAGCTGTATTTTCCAACTGGCTAAGAAATATCAAAAGAACGATTTTTTGTATTCAACAATTTTTTCTGATCTTTTTTAA